The sequence GTTTGGGGCGATATTCATTCTCACTCTTTGCTTTCAGACGGAAGCGGCATGCCCTATGAGAACTATTACTTCGCCCGCGTTGTTGCTGGAGTGGAATTTGCCTCAATTACTGATCACGGAGAGAACTTACACTTGGATAATGGCTGGTCGTCGATCCAAGCAGCTAGCAACGCTGCCAATGATCCCGGTGAGTTTGTCGCTTTCCAGGGCGTAGAATGGACATCAAGCGGCGGCCCCCATACCCCCTCTTGGGGCTATGGTCATCTTACATTCATCTTCTCTGGTGACCAAGTAGGGCGAATTAGCGCTGATATACAGAAAACCGCAGATGATTTGTGGAATTACTTGGATGAATTCACGAGTGAAACTGGTGATAGAGCGCTAGCAGAACCTCATCACTGTGTGCGTCAGCCTTTCATTCAGGATTGGGCCGCCTGTTTCAATCATCCAGAATACATGCGAGTTGCTGAGGCTTATTCGGTCCATGGTAGCAGTCTAATCAATCCCTATTCACAGTGGAATGAAACCGGAACTGTGGGGCAGCCAGGAGCAGAGATCCCTGGTAGTAGCATCAATGAGGCTCTTAGTATGGGTCTACGCTTAGGCTTCATAGCGAACGGAGACTCGCATGACGGTTTTCTCGGACATTCGATATCTCATACCCGTGCTTTTATTGGACACCAATATCCTCCTGCTTACGATTCGTCACGAGTACCCCAACCTTATCCTAGCGGCGTAACAGGTGCATTTGTTGGAAACATCACACGAGAAGCTGTTTTCCATGCTATCTACAAAAGAGCCACCATTGCGAACTCCGACTATGGCCGACCGTATGTGAGATTCTCAGTGAATGGGCTAGAACCCGGTGACAATGATTCAACCTTGATTGTGGACAATGCAACAACAAACAGGGAAATTACTCTCTTCCTAGCTCAAGACGGGAACCCATCAGCTGGGTATAAGCGTGCGGCTAAGCCATGGATTGATGATCGAGATTGGAGCGCAAGAGTGCAAGTCTTCAAGAACGGTGACCTATGGCGAGAGGAGGAGATTGCCACTCCCTTGGCATCTATTACCTTCACTGATTCGGCTGCCATAACTGGAACAGAATACGAGAACTGTACAATCAAGAACGGCGAGTGGTACATAAATGGAGAATCGCTAACTGCTGTGGATCCTGATTCACTGAACACAGGTGGTGCAGATTACTACTTCGTCCGGGTCCTTACAAGCAACGGTCGTTTTACTGCGATAGGTCCCATCTGGGTCGAATCTGCTTGACATCCGTTTGCAAATGATAGCAATTCGGGTTGCAACAACCTTAAAGGAATGCAGTTAATTATAGTTTAGTCGGAAGGAGAGATGAATCGTGACAGTGGCAAAAGTCATCGAATTAGTTGGTAGTTCAGAAGAGAGCTTTGAGGATGCAGTGCAGAATGCAATCGATACTGCGTCTGACAGCATCAGGAATATCCACGGCTTGGATGTCTTGGATTGGACTGCAGACGTTGAAGACGGCAAAATCGTGAAGTACAGAGCGAATGTGAAAATCGCATTCCGCTACGAGGAGTAAGGGAATCGCCAGAAATCTGGCCAGATTCCCTATTTCCATTTTCTTGTCCTTTTTTTCCTAGAGCGCCAATTTACTACACCGCAAATGTGCGGCTAGATTTCTTTCGCTCTAACTGCTCTATCCAACAAATATGTTTCACGTGGAGCATTCCTTCGTTGGAATATCTGAGTCAATCAATTTGACTATGGATGAAGAGTAGGGGCTTGGGCTATTACATCTGATTGACGCAAACGAGGAATGTATCGTCAACGAGGATGTAATCAGACCCAAGCTGTGATATCTCCATGTGCCTTACTTCTTGGCATAGAGAATGACAATGACTATTATGATTCCAGCCGCAGCACCGCCTCCCGCAACGAGTAGAACCGGATCTATTCCCTCGGGCTCTGTGGTTTCTGTGGTTGTCTCGGATGTCGAATCGGTAGTGGTCGGTGAAGGAGCCGCGGTGAGTGCGTAGACTCTATTATCCCTACTCCCAACGACGACATCTGGGGTACCATCATCATCTAAATCATCAATTGCAGGTGAAGAACAGACATCATCACCAGTCTGAAAGGACCAGAGTACAGTGCCATTTTTCCCATCCCGCGCATAGATGTTATGACCACTCTGTGAAAAATGTGAAATACGATATTGTGTTGTTAGCACTTAGCAACCCCAAAGCATTGTCTCCCTATTGGATACTCTATTGCAAGGCCAATTGCGTTTGGTAGCCTATGAACATGATTGAATATTAAATAGAGACTCATTTAATTACAGCAACCCTCACCGCTTCACAACCCCCCATATCCCTTGTTTGGTGGATGCTGGCCGCATCTGTTGTTGTTGTTGCTAGTGTAATCTCACTGGCGGCCCGAAAGCGGCTCAAGCTGTATCTCGGAAGGAATAAGGACTAGCTTTCGAAAGTGTCAAGGGTCTCTTTCGAGTTATTGTTAAATCTCCAATAGATAAGGTGAGTTTCAGATTTGAACCAGTGAAAGAGAGTTTATCTAGTTGCTATTGGGAATTTGAACTTACGTGCCATCTTGGAAATCTGCGGTACGAGCTTATGTGACAAGTCTTGTACCAACAGTCCGATCCTGTGACCTTTCTAGATTACCTTAATCACTCAATAAACGAGTTTAAGTAAGCCCAAACATTCCTGAATATGAGGGCAGCGAATTTGAGGGCTGGATGAACCCCGGTATCATGTTGCAACAGCTGGGGAGAAATCAGGAAGCCCAAGAAGCCTATGATGAAGCAGAAGCTGCAGACCCTGAACAGTTCGAGTCCGCACTGCAGCAGATACAGCATCAGATAGGCGAAGCCAGGGCACGAATGATATGAGGGGGAAGATGATGGCAAAGGCAGAACAAAACGCCATAGACACGTCACTCACACAGGTTCGTGAAAAGGCTCAGCAATTCTTGAACCAAGGGAAGATCCAAGCAGCAACTGATATCCTCTGGGATACAGCTAACACCCACAGAAATGATGCGGCCACATGGCACATGTTCGCTAACATCTATCGGGACCACGGAAGCAGGTTCACGGACGGTGAAAAGGCGTACAGGAAACGGTTCAACCTTGCTGACGGGCCGGATATCCCACCTTTCGAGTTCATAGCCTCACTCTTGTGGCTTCTATGATATGGCCTGCAGGATACCACCGGAGGCAGTTATCGAGTATGTGAATGAGGAGCTTGGGTCATGGCATCTAGGAATACCCGAGGGTGACGACGGAGAACCACTGTTCACTTGAAGATGAGGACATAGCTTTGAGTTATCTGAGCAGGGTCTACAGACCCATTGTACCCGAGATACGAGATTGGTGGTTCTCCCCAAACCACAGCGTAAAGGAGGACATCATTGACACCACCTTCAGGGGACACATCAAGTACGAGTTTGATAGTGTACAGGTCGTCTCCCATTTCTACGAGGACCATATCACGCTGATTGCCCGGTGTTTGGATATCAACAAAGAGAAGGAGGTGG is a genomic window of Candidatus Lokiarchaeota archaeon containing:
- a CDS encoding DUF3604 domain-containing protein gives rise to the protein MARTKHIRKSTVLKIAITIAPLLVWGFINIDLGVMTNNQTTMLWVHGPSTLDSAEEGELLIEAWDQFERLSCSYKGRVEFSLKSYDIDTLEPIPEEEVVSQLPAPHRFTGQLFGQGIIPAYLLPGMDNGMRRFRFQISTEGVHYILVEDTLTEKTYWSNPIVVEDSATPLVWGDIHSHSLLSDGSGMPYENYYFARVVAGVEFASITDHGENLHLDNGWSSIQAASNAANDPGEFVAFQGVEWTSSGGPHTPSWGYGHLTFIFSGDQVGRISADIQKTADDLWNYLDEFTSETGDRALAEPHHCVRQPFIQDWAACFNHPEYMRVAEAYSVHGSSLINPYSQWNETGTVGQPGAEIPGSSINEALSMGLRLGFIANGDSHDGFLGHSISHTRAFIGHQYPPAYDSSRVPQPYPSGVTGAFVGNITREAVFHAIYKRATIANSDYGRPYVRFSVNGLEPGDNDSTLIVDNATTNREITLFLAQDGNPSAGYKRAAKPWIDDRDWSARVQVFKNGDLWREEEIATPLASITFTDSAAITGTEYENCTIKNGEWYINGESLTAVDPDSLNTGGADYYFVRVLTSNGRFTAIGPIWVESA
- a CDS encoding dodecin domain-containing protein — encoded protein: MTVAKVIELVGSSEESFEDAVQNAIDTASDSIRNIHGLDVLDWTADVEDGKIVKYRANVKIAFRYEE
- a CDS encoding PQQ-binding-like beta-propeller repeat protein, which translates into the protein MLTTQYRISHFSQSGHNIYARDGKNGTVLWSFQTGDDVCSSPAIDDLDDDGTPDVVVGSRDNRVYALTAAPSPTTTDSTSETTTETTEPEGIDPVLLVAGGGAAAGIIIVIVILYAKK